The DNA window TGGAGAGAGATTTGGATCCCGAATTCAAGAGGTTCCTGCTCGAGCCGCGGAATCTCAAATCTCTCCAAAATCTGCTCCTCTTCCACATGATTCCAACCCGCATTCAGTCCAATCACTGGCCGGTGGGCCCCAGGAAGAAGCCGGTGCTCCACTCCAGCCTCTGCCGCGACGCCGCCGGCGAATTGATTCCTCTGCACGAGAAAAACGGCCAGAAAATCGTCGGCACGGCTAGGGTTATCAAATCCGACGACATCGTCCGCCCCGACGGAGTAATCCACGGCATTGAGAGACTTCTCATCCCCAAATCCGTAGAGCACGAGTTCAATTCTCGCCGCAGCCTCCGCGAGACCTCCGCCGTGATTCCGGAGGGGGCACCTGAGGTCGATCCGCGGACTCACCGCCTGAAAAAACCCGCGCCGCCCGTCCCCGCCGGCGCTCCTCCGGTTTTATCAGTCTACGACGCCCTCGCCCCGGGCCCCTCCCTCGCTCCGGCTCCCGCCCCCGGGCCGGGGGGGCCGCACCACCACTTCGACGGCGAGAGCCAGGTGAAGGACTTCATTCAGACGCTCCTGCATTACGGCGGCTACAACGAGATGGCGGATATTTTGGTAAATCTGACGTCGCTCGCCACCGAGATGGGGCGGCTGGTCTCCGAGGGCTACGTGCTCACGGTTTTAGCTCCCAACGACGAGGCCATGGCCAAGCTCACCACCGACCAGCTCAGCGAGCCCGGAGCGCCGGAGCAGATCATGTATTATCATCTGAT is part of the Salvia splendens isolate huo1 chromosome 22, SspV2, whole genome shotgun sequence genome and encodes:
- the LOC121787267 gene encoding fasciclin-like arabinogalactan protein 16, which codes for MDSQNYGASNLLSLAFLALLSITASALPAGQINSNSVLVALLDSHYTELSELVEKALLLQTLEDAVTNHNISIFAPRNEALERDLDPEFKRFLLEPRNLKSLQNLLLFHMIPTRIQSNHWPVGPRKKPVLHSSLCRDAAGELIPLHEKNGQKIVGTARVIKSDDIVRPDGVIHGIERLLIPKSVEHEFNSRRSLRETSAVIPEGAPEVDPRTHRLKKPAPPVPAGAPPVLSVYDALAPGPSLAPAPAPGPGGPHHHFDGESQVKDFIQTLLHYGGYNEMADILVNLTSLATEMGRLVSEGYVLTVLAPNDEAMAKLTTDQLSEPGAPEQIMYYHLIPEYQTEESMYNSVRRFGKVKYDTLRLPHKVVAEEADGSVKFGHGETSAYLFDPDIYTDGRISVQGIDGVLFPAEETASPKPAPVAKVVSKSRRGKLLELGCRMLGAVGQNHHFSTCH